AGCAACGCAGCCCCTGCTACAAGAGCCCCACCAACTACAATAGTAGTGGCGGCCACATCTACATAATCCCAAAAACCCCATTCTTCTTCAGCGGCCGCAATTGTGCCAGAAGCTTCCGCCGGCTCATGGGGTGGTACATAGGGTTCAATAGGTTCATCCACCACAGGTTCGTACGCCGGTCTTAATACCGGAGGCACATATTCATCTTCTATAGTAGAACAGGTTGGAGGCGGCAGACACTCATCCTCATCCATCATCGACATGCCATATGCGTCTTCTAGAAAAGAAGTATCGTAGGCAACAGAATCTATGTAGTCCCCAGCGCCCATCTCGTTCCTTAATAAAAGAAGCCATCGTTCTGATGTCTTCTCTAGTGGAAAGCCTGAGCAAATATGATGCCATGCGTCATTAGCTAAGTAAGCACCTGAATTTTATTGCTTTTTATAAGTAATTGCTCAATTAGAAAACGCCTCAAAACCGTGCAATGCCCTAAAATAGGGCATGAGCGGGCTATAGGCCTACAAATTAAGCAAAATTAAGTTGATTAAAAACCAAAACGCCTGCACAACCAAAAAATGAACAAAATAACTTTCCTATTTATTGTTGCTTTCTCTTTTATCACTCTTTCTTTTGCCCACGCTCAAAGCTTGCCCGCACCCTGTAACGGCATTCAAGCTGGAACTGGACTACAAATGGCCGGGTGGGATGTTTTAAAAGCAGCTCAACTGTTCTGTGCTTCACATCCTCAAGGGAATTGGAGTGGAATGACACTGTTTGCTCACGAAGAACCCCGTAAAATTAAAAAAGGAAAAGGGAAGCAAGCTTTTGGCTGGTCTACCAAGAATAGACAGGCTCATATTAGCCTGGTCGGCAACAAAGTAAGCCAAATTGAAATTCTCCATCATGAAATTATGGGACATTTAATTCCCAACGCCTGGGAACATGATGATAAATTTAGAAGAAATCGGATGCAATCGGCCGTTGATTTAGGCTGGCTTACTAAAGAAGAAATGAACCGTGCCTTAAGCCAAGATCTTAAAGAACGAGTATATCAGCAATGGATGTACCCACGTATTAGAGAGTGGATGATGAAAAATAATATTGCGCAAAACGATTAATAATTTTTTAAACCTTAAAATGACTGTTATCGCATTCAAAAAAATCGTTTCCTTTATCGTCGGTAATAATAAAGGCCGGAAAGTTTTTAACTTCAATTTTACGCACAGCCTCCATGCCCAATTCGGGAAAATCAACCACATCCACACTTAAAATATTTTCTTTAGCTAAAATAGCAGCCGGCCCACCAATAGAACCCAGATAAAATCCGCCATATTTTTTACAAGCATCCTTCACAACAGAAGTGCGATTCCCTTTAGCCAGCATAATCATACTACCGCCATGTTGCATAAAAAGATCAACGTATGGGTCCATACGCTGCGCTGTAGTGGGGCCAAAACTGCCGCTGGGCATGCCTTCGGGTGTTTTAGCGGGCCCTGCATAATAAACAGGATATTTTTTAAAATATTCCGGCATAGACTTACCCTCGTCTAGCAACTTTTTAATTTGGGCATGGGCAATATCACGCGCCACAATGAGTGTTCCATTTAAAATGAGACGCGTTTTAATAGGATATTGCGATAACTCGGCCAGAACGTCTTTCATGGGACGATTAAGATTAATGACCACCGGTTTTTCCAAAGTGGGTGGGGTTTTTGGTAAATATTTTTCGGGATTTCGTTCCAGCTTTTCCAAATAAATACCTTTGGGTGTAATTTTAGCTTTAATATTTCTATCAGCCGAACAGCTCACACCAATTCCTACAGGGCAACTAGCCGCATGACGCGGCAAACGAATAACACGCACATCATGCACAAAATATTTACCGCCAAATTGCGCGCCTATGCCGCTTTCATTAGCTATAACATGTGCTTTCTTTTCCCATTCCAAATCGCGATAAGCCTGCCCTCCCGCATTCCCCTCTGTGGGCAAATAATCGAGCTCGCCGGCACTGGCTTGCTTCACCACCTTTAAATTGGCCTCGGCCGAAGTGCCACCAATAACAATAGCCAAATGGTAAGGTGGACAGGCAGCCGTGCCCAGTTTTTTAATTTCGTCGCGCAAAAACTGCGTAAGACTTTCTTCATTTAAAAGTGATTTATTTTTCTGAAATAAATACGATTTATTGGCCGACCCACCACCTTTGGCCAAAAACACAAAATGATATTCGTTGCCAGGCACCGAATAAATATCAATTTGCGCCGGCAAATTGGTGCCGGTATTTTTTTCGCTAAACATGCTTAAGGGTGCCAGTTGCGAATAGCGTAAATTTTCACTCTGATATGTTTTACAAATTCCTTTTGATAAAGCTTCACAATCATCCACATCGGTCCATACGTTCTGTCCTTTTTTAGCCATGATGATGGCTGTTCCTGTATCCTGGCAGGTAGGCAATTGCCCCTTAGAAGCCACAACCGAATTTTGCAAGAGCGTATGCGCCACAAAACGGTCGTTATCGCTAGCTTCGGGGTCTTTTAAAATTTTAGATAATTTTTCGAGATGAGCCGGACGTAAAAAAAACGAAACATCCTTTAAAGCTTCGGCAGCCAGTAACTCGAGTCCCTTGGGATCGATTTTAAGAATGGTTTTATCCTTTACCTTTACCGTTTTAATATAATCTTTGGTAATAAGACGATAAGCGGTTGGATCCTTTTTAATGGGGAAGGGTTTTTGATATTTAAACATATTCACCTCTTAACATTTTGCTCTAAGAAGTGAAGAAAAAAGCTTAAAACCTCATCTGCACCCCGCCCTGAATAGTTTTACCATCATACGAAACAGTAGGTTCTATACGTTTAGCCGGGCTTTTAAGATTTTTATTATGTTTGTGTACCAAAAGAGGTGTCATCACGGCATCCACCAAAAAAGCACTGGCAACAAAAGTAACGCCAAAACCAAGGGCAATGCCTTTAAACCCAAAATCATCGTCACCGTCAATTTTAAGCCCGGCAATTAAAAGAGGAACACCAACAGCCTGTTGAAAAATAAGCAACCCTCCCCATACAGGATGACCCGTGTAAATAAGACCATCCCCACCAATGGGCGACAAAGCCAAACCCCAACCTATACCTGTACTTAAGGGTTTAAAGGTATCGGTACGACTATCGTATTGTTTTTCGTAATAAGGAGCAGTGTCGTTAGGGTTTTGAGCAGGTATTATTTCAACGGGCGGATTTGTTACTACCGAAGATTCGGATTGGGTTACCGAGGGCGCTTCTTCTTGCTTTTTATCCTGACGCGATCTGTTTCGTAACGAAGGATAATCACCGGCAATTGCAACAGTAGCTTGTAAGAAAACTAAACCAAACAATACAATTTGCTTCATCATCACCACCTTGGGAATCTGCAATCGCTAAAACCTTTCCTATTTTAGCGATTGCAGATTCAAATATCCACATTTATTGCGTGCATTACAAGCAGTAATCAACCCATGCATCATTCATCTTTACTTTTTTAGATTCTCCTTCGGCGCAACGATATTTTTGTGAGTGCGAAAAAGCACGTGTGGTATGTAAGGCCGTGTCTAAACTTTCAACGGTTACGGTGCGTCGCGAATAAGTGCTAATACGAATATCGGCATCGCCAAAACCTTCCATAGATTCGTAAGCAGTATCGTGACGAAGAGAAATTGTCATATCACCACTAGCTAAATCATCAAAAAAATAATGATCTAAATCCAAGGTGTACGAACCATCATCACTGGTGGAAAACTGGGTCCAACCTGAAGCTCCGTCGGTAGTAGTATAAGAAACATCTACATAAAGCTTACCCAAATTTTTCTTAGTCCAGGTAAGCGATACTTCGGAACCCGGTTCCACAATGTCATCTTGAGCAGGCGTGATAAGTTCGGGAACACCTTGCGAAGAAAACTGCGCTGTGGTTTCTACACCATCCACATCTTTATAGATGAGGTAATAATCTTCACCTACAGCTGGTTTGTCTAACTTGGTTTTATAGGTTTCGCCAATATCTAAAAAGTTATAATCATAGCTCATGAGCGTATAATCTACAGGATCACTTCCTTCTTTGGTCCCTACTTTAAGGGTTTCACCCTGGTTAAGCTGAATACCTGTGCCATCCGGAATGGTTTTTAAAAGAGCCGTAGCGTCCACCTGGTCTTCATCATTATATTCATAAAAAGTACCGGTAATTTTAAGATCACTGGCTTTAGTTTCCTTTAATTCGGAACTCGTAATATTAGGGTTACAGGCTTGTGTTAAGCCCATAAGCGCCATAAAAACAGCCATTTTTGTCATTTTAAATTTCATCATATTTCTCTTCTCCATCAATAAGGTTAATTTGAACCCTTTTAAGCTTTGAGCAAAGCAAAGTGGAAAATGGGTAAATTTAAATTGAATATTAAATGGGCCCATGACAAATAAAGTTACCCATTTCAGCACGTTATCTTGTCAGATAAAGGAGAACACATGGACAAAGGGGACATTAAAACCCTTTACGAAAAATACGCCGGAGCCCTGCACGCCCAAGCTTTCAAGATTTTAAGAAACAAGGCTTTGGCCGATGAAGCACTGCAGGATGCGTTTATTAATGTGGTGCGCTATGGCGATTCGTTTAAGGGAGAATCTAGCCCTTATACGTGGCTATATAGAATTGTAACAAACTGCGCGCTC
This genomic window from bacterium contains:
- a CDS encoding fumarate hydratase, whose product is MFKYQKPFPIKKDPTAYRLITKDYIKTVKVKDKTILKIDPKGLELLAAEALKDVSFFLRPAHLEKLSKILKDPEASDNDRFVAHTLLQNSVVASKGQLPTCQDTGTAIIMAKKGQNVWTDVDDCEALSKGICKTYQSENLRYSQLAPLSMFSEKNTGTNLPAQIDIYSVPGNEYHFVFLAKGGGSANKSYLFQKNKSLLNEESLTQFLRDEIKKLGTAACPPYHLAIVIGGTSAEANLKVVKQASAGELDYLPTEGNAGGQAYRDLEWEKKAHVIANESGIGAQFGGKYFVHDVRVIRLPRHAASCPVGIGVSCSADRNIKAKITPKGIYLEKLERNPEKYLPKTPPTLEKPVVINLNRPMKDVLAELSQYPIKTRLILNGTLIVARDIAHAQIKKLLDEGKSMPEYFKKYPVYYAGPAKTPEGMPSGSFGPTTAQRMDPYVDLFMQHGGSMIMLAKGNRTSVVKDACKKYGGFYLGSIGGPAAILAKENILSVDVVDFPELGMEAVRKIEVKNFPAFIITDDKGNDFFECDNSHFKV